One window of Thermocoleostomius sinensis A174 genomic DNA carries:
- a CDS encoding metallothionein, with product MTTVTQMKCACEPCLCVVNLSDAIEKDGKHYCSEACANGHQSGDGCGHSGCGC from the coding sequence ATGACAACGGTGACTCAAATGAAGTGTGCCTGCGAACCCTGTCTGTGTGTCGTCAATCTCAGTGATGCGATCGAAAAAGACGGTAAGCACTATTGCAGCGAAGCCTGTGCTAATGGTCATCAAAGTGGCGACGGTTGTGGTCACTCAGGTTGTGGATGTTAG